The stretch of DNA GGCTGTACCCCCAAGAGCCACCCCGGGGACCGCATCCGGCTGGCAAGCGAGCCAACGTCCTGTCCAATGCCGCCAATCCAGCCGGTGGGCTGTACCCCCACACCCCGGGGACCGCATCCGGCTGGCAAGCGAGCCAACGTCCTGTCCAATGCCGCCAATCCAGCCGGTGGCTGTACCCCCTCAGGGGACTGCATCCGGCTGGCAAGCGAGCCAACGTCCTGTCCAATGCCGCCAATCCAGCCGGTGGCTGTACCCCCTCAGGGGACTGCATCCGGCTGGCAAGCAAGCCCACCTCCGGAGCAACCACCCGCCAATCCAGCCGGTGGCTGTACCCCCAAGAGAGTGCCACCCAAAGTATCCGCAAAAAATGGGGAGGGCGTCCAGCCCTTTCGAGCTGGACGCCCCGGAGAGATTCGCTGATGTTCTCCGCAGCACTATTTACACGCCTGCGCTCCCGGCCAGCTGATCCATCGAAGTGATCAGCGGCAGGAACAAGGCGATAAACAGAACGATTACCGCAACACCCACCAGGACCGTGAAAATCGGCTGGAGCGCCTCGCCCAGCGTCTGGGTCTTGATTTCCACTTCTTCCTCGTAGATATCCGCGATTTGGTCCGCTATCTCGTCCACCCGGCCGGCGTCTTCGCCCGTCACCAGCATGTCCGTCATCACCGGCGGGATCGCCGCCGAGTGCTTACGCAGTGGGCCTTCCATGCCCCCCCCGCGCTCGATAGAATCGCGGACGTCCTTGAGCGAGTCCGCCACGTAAAGATTCCGCACCGCCGATCGCGTAAGCTCCAGCGTCTGCATCATCGATACGCCCGAGCGGATAAGCAACGCCATCGTCCGGTTCAGGTCGACCAGCGCGCCCTTGTGCAGGATCTCGCCCACAATCGGAAGCCGGATCTTCAGGTTGTCAAACAGCATCTTCGCGGTCGGCGACTTCTTCACCGCAATAGCGTAAAGCACCAGGATGGCCACCACGGCCGCATACGGCGTCCACCAGTAAATCGCGACGATATCCGAGATGTTAAACACTGTCTGCGTCATAGCGCCGTACTGGATGCCCGCTTTCAGGAAAATATCCTTGAACTCGGGCACCACGATATTGGTAAGCAGCCACAACACCGCCGTGCACGCCAGGATCAGCAGCACCGGATACAGCATCGCGCCCATGACGCGCTTGTTCAGCAGCTCCCGCTTCGTCCGGTACGACACCAGCCGCTGCAACACCGTCACCAGCGTACCGCTGGCCTCGCTCGCGCGAATCAGGTTCACAAACACCCGATCAAAGTAGCGGTTGTGCCGGTCAAAGGCCTGCCAGAGCGGGTTGCCCGCCTCCACATACTGCGTGATGTCCGCAATAAGCGCCCGCGTCGCGCGGTTCGAACTCCGCTTGGACAGCGTCTGCAACGATCGCAGAATCGGCGTGCCCGCCCGCAACAGCATGATAAGCTGACGGAGAAAGTCCGTCACCTGGCTGCGGGGAACCCGGCGCATATACGTCGCGCTCGCGGCGGGGCCGCCCGCGTCGTCCAGCGCCACGCGCTTGCCCGATGCCGCCTTCGCGCCACCCGGCTTCACCGCCGCCGCCTTCACCAACGCCGGCTTCTCCTCCGCCTTCGCGGCCGGGGCCGGAGCCTCCGCCGCCGGAGCCTTCAACTCGTCCGCCAGCGTCTTCACGTCCAGTTTCTTCATCGGCGCCTTCTTGCCAATCGGCTTGGCGGCGGCTTTCTTCGCCGCCACCGCCTTCTTGGCCGGCGCCTTCTTCGCCGCGGCCTTCTTCTTGGCGGCGGGCGGCGCGTCGTCCGCGGGCGCCTCGCCGGTCGGCGGCGCGGCCTCCGCTTCGGTGATCTCGTCCTTGTGTTCGGCTTCGTCGGCCATCAGAAGGCAACCTCCCTAATCGTTTCCTTGCCGCGGCGGCCCCGGTGGCGCGCCGCGCGCAATGTTTCAATACCGGTAATCAGTCTACGCGTCACCACCCGCGTCACCACGCCCCCGGCGCCAGTGGAGAATCTCGTACGTGCCGTCGTCCCCGAAGAGAACCACGGCCTCCACCCGCCCCGACGCGGAATTGCTCAGGTAGCGCCCCCGCTCGTTCGGAGCAGCCGCCTGGTAAGCGCCCTCGTCCAGAAGTTTCGCGTAACGGCCTTCGCTGACCACCCGGAAACAACGCGAAACCAGGCCAAGCGATGAATTCCCCTCGACCGACGTGGCCGGCGCACCCGTCACCGACGCAACCGCCTGGCCAAACGCCGCCAGCGACGTGAAACCATCCCCCGCCGCCGACTTCACCCGCGTCGCCTGCTCCTCCGATAGACCCAGCACCGCCGCAAGCACCGCCGGCGATGCTTCATTCACGTTGAAATAACCCGCGCCCGGCTGCGACCCCGGAGCCGAAAAAACCGTAAAATTGGACAGGTTCAACGCGTCATACTGCGACTGGCTCAGCAGGTTGCGCGTCACAAGTTCGTCCAGCGAAAGAAACGGCTGGCCCTGCCCCCCCGGAGCCGCGTACTCCGCAATCTTGCGCGCCGTCGCCGCGTCAATGCCCATCAGCCGCTGCAGCACCTCGGCCGGCGCGTGATTGATGTTCACCCGGCCACTTTCGTCGTGGATCGTAACCCCCGCAATCGCAAGCCGCGGGTTCCCCGGTATCGCCTCCCCCGAAACGCCCTCGTCCCCATGACTGATCGCGCCGTAGGTGTTAAACGAAAACTCGCGCGTCACCCCCCGATCAACGTACCGGTTGGCCTGCAACACCTCCTGGCGCAGCGCCTCCACCGCCACCTGTATCCCCGCCGCCGCCAGCTGCTCCGCGCGCACGCGCCGCAACTCCATGTCCCCCTCGACCACCGTCAGATTCATGTAACGAAGGTAGCACGTGCCCAAAATGCCAAATAGCACAAGCATCGAAAGCGCCAGCACCAGGGCCGCGCCGCGCTGGCCGCCGCGCTCCCGTACGGCCATCGCAAATGTCGTATGGGGTTTGTACGTTCTCATGGGCCTCACTTCACCGGTATCGGAATGATTACACTGCGGGAAAGCTGCTCGTCGGGCCGGCTTTGCCCCTGAAGCACCACGCTCACACGAACCGCCTCGGGGTTGCGGGGCTCCGACCACGCCTTGCGCCACGCTCCCCCGTCCAGATAGTGAACCTCAAACGACAGAACGCCAGCCGCAACCTCCTGGCCGGGCGCATCGGGGATGCCCGCCGGATAGCGGCGGAGCACATGTTTACCCTCGCTCCGGTCCACCGCATAGCGTATGCCCGCACGCCGCGTCTTACCCTCCAGATCGCGCTGGACCACCGGAATAATCAACTGATCATCCTCCAGCCGGACAAGATCCTCGTACCGGACCTCCTCGTTCAGCACGTCCACCCCGCGAAGCGCCTCTCCCGTCAGGCGCGCCGATGGCATGTCCGCCAGATCAAGCCGGATCGCCTTGATCGCCGACGCCGCCGAATCGCCCAGCTCAAGACGGGACGTCGTCAGGCGCCACGCGCTCGTCAGATTGAAAAAGGCGCCTATCCCAATGGTCGAAACCACCCCGAGAACGCCAAGCACCACCAGCATCTCGAAAAGGCTGAATCCTGAATTGGACCGCACGCGTCTCATCGCTGGCCCTCCGAAATCGCCGCGCTCTTCGGCACGGCCCCCGTCAATACCAGGTGATGATCCTTGCCCGACTGGGTCCAGCGCACATCCACGAACACCTCGTAAAACTGCTCGTTCTGGCCCAACCGGCCAAAAGCCCGCCAGCGGTACTGATCGTAAACCACCTCCTGCCGGGCACGCGCGGGACGCGCAAACGGGGCCACTGGAGGCGCCTCCACCTTCATGCCCGCCCGCGGTTCGTCCGCCGTCGTCCGGATACGAAAAAGCCCGTCCGCGTTCGCGCCGGAAGTCTCCCACACGTAACTGGACGGGTTCATAATCAGAAGATTCAACTGCTCCCGCGCAATCTCCGACGCAAGTTGCCGGTTCCGCGAAAGCTTACCAAGATCCATGCTGGCCGTGTACATCTGCATGAATACCGTCACCGCCACACCGATTACCGAGATCGCCACCAGCATTTCGATCAGGGTAAAGCCGGCCCG from Candidatus Hydrogenedentota bacterium encodes:
- a CDS encoding prepilin-type N-terminal cleavage/methylation domain-containing protein, giving the protein MQFVVRTRKAPRVVCPRAGFTLIEMLVAISVIGVAVTVFMQMYTASMDLGKLSRNRQLASEIAREQLNLLIMNPSSYVWETSGANADGLFRIRTTADEPRAGMKVEAPPVAPFARPARARQEVVYDQYRWRAFGRLGQNEQFYEVFVDVRWTQSGKDHHLVLTGAVPKSAAISEGQR
- a CDS encoding type II secretion system F family protein; the encoded protein is MADEAEHKDEITEAEAAPPTGEAPADDAPPAAKKKAAAKKAPAKKAVAAKKAAAKPIGKKAPMKKLDVKTLADELKAPAAEAPAPAAKAEEKPALVKAAAVKPGGAKAASGKRVALDDAGGPAASATYMRRVPRSQVTDFLRQLIMLLRAGTPILRSLQTLSKRSSNRATRALIADITQYVEAGNPLWQAFDRHNRYFDRVFVNLIRASEASGTLVTVLQRLVSYRTKRELLNKRVMGAMLYPVLLILACTAVLWLLTNIVVPEFKDIFLKAGIQYGAMTQTVFNISDIVAIYWWTPYAAVVAILVLYAIAVKKSPTAKMLFDNLKIRLPIVGEILHKGALVDLNRTMALLIRSGVSMMQTLELTRSAVRNLYVADSLKDVRDSIERGGGMEGPLRKHSAAIPPVMTDMLVTGEDAGRVDEIADQIADIYEEEVEIKTQTLGEALQPIFTVLVGVAVIVLFIALFLPLITSMDQLAGSAGV
- a CDS encoding prepilin-type N-terminal cleavage/methylation domain-containing protein; translation: MRRVRSNSGFSLFEMLVVLGVLGVVSTIGIGAFFNLTSAWRLTTSRLELGDSAASAIKAIRLDLADMPSARLTGEALRGVDVLNEEVRYEDLVRLEDDQLIIPVVQRDLEGKTRRAGIRYAVDRSEGKHVLRRYPAGIPDAPGQEVAAGVLSFEVHYLDGGAWRKAWSEPRNPEAVRVSVVLQGQSRPDEQLSRSVIIPIPVK
- a CDS encoding helix-hairpin-helix domain-containing protein, translated to MRTYKPHTTFAMAVRERGGQRGAALVLALSMLVLFGILGTCYLRYMNLTVVEGDMELRRVRAEQLAAAGIQVAVEALRQEVLQANRYVDRGVTREFSFNTYGAISHGDEGVSGEAIPGNPRLAIAGVTIHDESGRVNINHAPAEVLQRLMGIDAATARKIAEYAAPGGQGQPFLSLDELVTRNLLSQSQYDALNLSNFTVFSAPGSQPGAGYFNVNEASPAVLAAVLGLSEEQATRVKSAAGDGFTSLAAFGQAVASVTGAPATSVEGNSSLGLVSRCFRVVSEGRYAKLLDEGAYQAAAPNERGRYLSNSASGRVEAVVLFGDDGTYEILHWRRGRGDAGGDA